In Pantoea cypripedii, the following proteins share a genomic window:
- a CDS encoding DUF2786 domain-containing protein: MPDNAKITARIRRLMALGTRNSNPHEAARAVALAQRLMQRHGLTPDMLSLSEVTESVCFSLTSDAEKVPAWLSSLATVVCMATGCRCWFGWHVHVSTNGVSSVRRSLHFYGFSERPEVALYIYTVLQRQLRAATDAHMSGYRTRRILLRTRRRRADQFREGWVSGVCQVLQSFSPSGEENAVLQRWLAQRHAGEPLENMAVRSAGKCRGDRTARVAGFFAGRDTDLHHGLSGAQASRQITAGGHAHD, encoded by the coding sequence ATGCCGGATAACGCAAAAATCACTGCCCGTATCCGGCGCCTGATGGCGCTGGGCACCCGCAACAGCAACCCGCATGAAGCCGCGCGCGCCGTGGCGCTGGCTCAGCGTCTGATGCAGCGTCACGGGCTGACGCCAGACATGCTTTCCCTCAGTGAAGTCACTGAATCAGTCTGCTTCAGCCTGACCAGTGATGCAGAAAAGGTGCCGGCCTGGCTGAGCTCACTGGCCACCGTGGTCTGCATGGCGACGGGCTGCCGGTGCTGGTTTGGCTGGCACGTTCATGTCAGTACAAATGGAGTGAGCAGCGTGCGCCGTTCACTGCACTTTTATGGTTTCAGCGAACGACCGGAGGTGGCGCTCTACATCTATACCGTTCTCCAGCGGCAGTTGCGTGCCGCTACAGACGCGCATATGTCCGGGTATCGCACGCGCCGCATTCTTCTGCGCACGCGCCGTCGCCGGGCAGACCAGTTCCGTGAGGGCTGGGTATCCGGCGTCTGTCAGGTATTGCAGTCCTTTTCACCCTCCGGGGAAGAGAACGCCGTACTGCAGCGCTGGCTGGCTCAGCGCCATGCCGGCGAGCCGCTGGAAAATATGGCGGTCCGGTCTGCAGGTAAGTGCCGGGGTGACAGAACGGCCCGGGTGGCCGGTTTTTTCGCAGGCCGCGATACCGACCTCCATCATGGCCTCAGTGGCGCACAGGCTTCCCGGCAGATTACGGCGGGAGGGCACGCACATGACTGA
- a CDS encoding DUF2857 domain-containing protein, which translates to MSQHNLSQATTAILSSLLMDVKNGNIRRCESLGMSVEEIRALSHLSLDELHYLSQSHVSVLDVTLNHENFWLMLNQARNEQKRFMMIDRALELGGSMELIDRYFGLSPSEVSARRRLMGIESRQGRTQALTEPQDAALWAEWKAAGLSSPDSHQALEAMMLAAEQLGLSLTAVWSRVCQWCREANAAGRRAEPPVRKEA; encoded by the coding sequence GTGAGCCAGCATAATCTTTCTCAGGCCACCACGGCCATTCTGTCCTCACTGCTGATGGACGTCAAAAACGGCAATATCCGCCGCTGTGAGTCACTGGGTATGTCGGTCGAGGAAATCCGCGCGCTGAGTCATCTGAGTCTTGATGAACTGCACTACCTCAGCCAGTCACACGTTTCTGTGCTTGATGTCACCCTGAACCATGAAAACTTCTGGCTGATGCTGAATCAGGCACGCAATGAGCAGAAGCGCTTCATGATGATTGACCGCGCACTGGAGCTCGGCGGTTCGATGGAGCTGATTGACAGATACTTCGGTCTGTCTCCTTCCGAGGTGAGTGCCCGCCGCCGTCTGATGGGCATTGAATCGCGGCAGGGGCGAACCCAGGCCCTGACAGAGCCACAGGACGCTGCGCTCTGGGCTGAGTGGAAAGCGGCCGGTTTGTCATCACCTGACTCCCACCAGGCGCTGGAAGCGATGATGCTGGCGGCTGAGCAACTGGGTCTTTCCCTGACAGCCGTATGGAGCCGGGTCTGCCAGTGGTGTCGCGAGGCGAATGCCGCCGGCCGCCGGGCTGAACCCCCTGTGCGTAAGGAGGCCTGA
- a CDS encoding STY4528 family pathogenicity island replication protein, giving the protein MTIPADSIVAHTLARMQQNLERRVDTGDVSQERSGLLFMGNVHDAFPRRLFLDTRLSPLDKTAWVMIRLYAQQNEGAIFPTYDELQVQLASAHSEKASRDTVSRVLLMLRLTGWLSLCKRVRDDRGRVRGNIYAQHDEPLGYRDAETFDPGWLKLVEESCLSRNKAVRMTALAVVNDILQDPGMRHRHSRLSLIESRLGAPSTPEQMVSQRRAVYRSPESGLSQKSAKNTAGSLSPENGLSTPTADKTQSPESGLSLKSGSYTGVRNPDCNVRSFTQSVNKKTYVPGEEHFLPDDFVNGLNSEDRQMLTTQMASLPEAVAKTLADMLREQLRLGRLKNPVGWLFTMLRRARSGELNLPEAAPAGSGSNNPQTTGTRAVPAAALPVQPARRPSRDEVRAMIESIRQNVGR; this is encoded by the coding sequence ATGACCATTCCCGCCGACAGCATCGTGGCGCACACGCTCGCTAGAATGCAGCAGAATCTTGAGCGGCGCGTCGATACGGGCGATGTCAGCCAGGAGCGCAGCGGGCTGCTGTTCATGGGGAACGTGCACGATGCGTTCCCGCGCAGGCTGTTTCTGGATACACGCCTGTCACCGCTGGATAAAACCGCCTGGGTGATGATAAGGCTCTACGCCCAGCAGAATGAGGGCGCCATCTTCCCGACCTACGATGAGCTGCAGGTTCAGCTTGCCTCCGCGCATTCAGAGAAAGCCTCCCGGGACACTGTGAGCCGCGTTCTGCTGATGCTGCGCCTGACCGGCTGGCTCAGCCTGTGTAAGCGGGTGCGCGATGACCGGGGGCGTGTGCGGGGGAATATCTACGCACAGCATGATGAGCCGCTGGGTTACCGTGACGCCGAAACCTTCGATCCGGGCTGGCTTAAGCTGGTTGAAGAGAGCTGCCTTAGTCGTAATAAAGCGGTCCGCATGACCGCGCTGGCCGTGGTGAATGACATACTTCAGGACCCCGGAATGCGTCACCGTCACAGCCGCCTGTCCCTCATCGAAAGCCGCCTGGGCGCGCCGTCCACGCCTGAGCAGATGGTCAGTCAGCGCCGGGCTGTGTACCGGAGTCCGGAATCCGGACTCAGTCAGAAAAGCGCCAAAAATACCGCGGGATCACTGAGTCCGGAAAACGGACTCAGTACCCCGACAGCGGATAAAACACAGAGTCCGGAATCAGGACTCAGTCTGAAATCAGGGAGTTACACCGGAGTCCGGAATCCGGACTGTAACGTACGTTCTTTCACACAGAGTGTGAATAAAAAAACGTACGTACCGGGTGAAGAACATTTTCTGCCTGACGATTTTGTGAACGGACTGAACAGCGAGGACCGGCAGATGCTGACCACACAGATGGCCTCACTGCCTGAGGCGGTGGCGAAGACGCTGGCTGACATGCTGCGTGAGCAACTGCGGCTTGGCAGACTGAAGAACCCGGTGGGCTGGCTGTTCACGATGCTGCGACGTGCCCGGAGCGGTGAGCTGAACCTGCCGGAAGCAGCACCTGCCGGTTCCGGCAGCAACAATCCACAGACAACCGGTACGCGTGCTGTACCGGCAGCAGCACTGCCTGTTCAGCCTGCCAGAAGGCCTTCCCGGGATGAGGTCAGGGCGATGATCGAGAGCATACGACAGAATGTTGGCCGATAA
- a CDS encoding PFL_4669 family integrating conjugative element protein: protein MAEKQKRAGALQSELHIELHTNYAIGLWEGRKRESREDGKKGKQPIMGMPQFLYRATLINKDSIQNDPWADMAMLALEEKIEYAGRQMNSLIASLDKQMSFIPAGVTISDAQAAEPLDLTVFSGTPLGYRCVFLLMGFDQFAKKVLQAAHYGVISRTQRYELLGDGSRLLREIYGCVLRYRKTGVTRLDAVENNEVWQKACQEVGEPDRAVLLGEKRSAFSPPVNEASVNLLRLRYQAV from the coding sequence ATGGCAGAAAAGCAAAAACGGGCCGGGGCCCTCCAGTCCGAACTCCATATCGAACTGCATACCAACTACGCGATAGGTTTATGGGAGGGGCGCAAACGGGAGAGCCGGGAGGATGGTAAAAAAGGAAAGCAGCCGATTATGGGCATGCCCCAGTTCCTGTACCGCGCTACGCTCATTAACAAAGACTCCATCCAGAACGATCCCTGGGCAGATATGGCTATGCTGGCTCTGGAGGAAAAAATTGAGTATGCCGGCAGGCAAATGAACTCTCTGATTGCGAGCCTGGACAAACAAATGAGCTTTATCCCGGCGGGTGTGACTATCAGCGATGCTCAGGCGGCGGAACCTCTGGACTTGACCGTTTTCAGCGGTACTCCGCTGGGGTATCGATGCGTATTTCTGCTGATGGGGTTCGATCAGTTTGCCAAAAAAGTCCTCCAGGCGGCGCATTATGGTGTCATTTCACGCACGCAGCGCTATGAACTGCTGGGTGATGGCAGCCGGCTTCTGCGTGAAATTTACGGATGTGTGCTGCGTTATCGCAAAACCGGCGTAACACGTCTGGATGCGGTGGAGAATAATGAAGTCTGGCAGAAAGCCTGTCAGGAGGTGGGTGAGCCCGATCGTGCTGTCCTGCTCGGAGAAAAACGCTCAGCATTTTCCCCGCCTGTTAATGAAGCGAGCGTGAACCTGCTGCGCCTGCGTTATCAGGCAGTCTGA